One genomic segment of Flagellimonas marinaquae includes these proteins:
- the argS gene encoding arginine--tRNA ligase: MSLQNDLTQNVIEAVKQLYQVELPTVEFQPTRKDFEGDITVVVFPMLRYVKGNPVQIGTKIGEYLVEQVDEVSKCNVVQGFLNIVIEESYYLNFFNTILGEVDFGYVTSRSDDAVMVEYSSPNTNKPLHLGHIRNNLLGYSVAEILKASGKKVYKTQIINDRGIHICKSMLAWQKFGEGETPESSGLKGDHLVGKYYVAFDKVYKEEITGLVDKGISKERAEKEAPILLEAQEMLRKWEAGDDEVVHLWKKMNGWVYDGFDITYKNLGVDFDTLYYESDTYLLGRDVVKDGLERGIFFRKEDGSVWIDLTDEGLDEKIVLRSDGTAVYMTQDIGTAIQRVTDFPDINGMVYTVGNEQDYHFKVLFLILKKLGYAWAEQLYHLSYGMVDLPSGKMKSREGTVVDADDLIKNMEDTAASISQELGKLDGYTEEEKKQLYRTIGLGALKYYILKVDPKKRILFNPEESVDFQGNTGPFIQYTYARIQSILRKADFDLSTALDITMDLHEKEKELLKQLQLFPETVQLAAENYSPALIANYTYELVKEFNSFYQQVSILGETDEQKKTFRVLLSKKVGEVIQSAFRLLGIDVPERM; this comes from the coding sequence ATGAGTTTGCAGAACGATTTGACCCAAAACGTGATCGAGGCGGTAAAACAACTGTACCAAGTTGAGCTGCCAACAGTGGAGTTTCAACCTACCCGGAAGGATTTTGAAGGAGATATTACCGTAGTGGTATTCCCAATGTTGCGCTACGTGAAGGGTAATCCTGTGCAGATTGGAACAAAGATCGGTGAATACTTGGTAGAGCAGGTCGACGAGGTGTCCAAATGCAATGTGGTCCAAGGTTTTTTGAATATCGTTATCGAAGAAAGCTACTATTTAAACTTCTTCAATACCATTTTGGGCGAGGTGGATTTTGGTTATGTAACATCTCGGTCCGATGATGCGGTGATGGTCGAGTATTCGTCCCCGAACACCAACAAACCATTACACTTGGGGCATATTCGAAACAACTTATTGGGGTATTCCGTGGCAGAGATTCTAAAAGCCTCGGGCAAAAAGGTCTATAAAACCCAGATCATTAACGATCGGGGAATACATATTTGCAAAAGTATGCTGGCCTGGCAGAAGTTTGGTGAAGGAGAAACGCCGGAGTCTTCAGGTTTAAAGGGCGATCACTTGGTCGGAAAGTACTATGTTGCTTTTGATAAGGTCTATAAAGAAGAAATTACCGGTCTGGTAGATAAGGGCATATCCAAGGAAAGAGCAGAGAAAGAAGCGCCAATATTGCTCGAAGCCCAGGAAATGCTTCGTAAATGGGAAGCTGGCGATGATGAGGTAGTACATCTTTGGAAAAAAATGAACGGTTGGGTGTACGATGGTTTCGATATTACCTACAAAAATTTGGGGGTTGATTTTGATACCCTGTACTACGAGAGCGATACCTATTTGTTGGGGCGTGATGTGGTAAAGGATGGATTGGAACGTGGTATTTTCTTTAGAAAAGAGGATGGCAGTGTTTGGATAGATCTTACCGATGAAGGCTTGGATGAGAAAATTGTGTTGCGTTCGGATGGTACCGCGGTATACATGACCCAGGATATTGGCACCGCCATTCAACGGGTAACCGATTTTCCGGATATCAACGGAATGGTCTACACAGTGGGAAACGAACAAGATTATCATTTTAAGGTCTTGTTCCTTATTCTTAAAAAGTTGGGTTATGCATGGGCAGAACAACTGTACCATTTAAGTTATGGTATGGTGGATCTGCCAAGTGGCAAAATGAAGAGCAGGGAAGGAACCGTTGTGGATGCCGATGACCTTATCAAAAATATGGAAGATACCGCAGCATCCATTTCACAAGAATTGGGCAAGCTCGACGGTTATACCGAAGAAGAAAAAAAACAATTGTACCGAACCATAGGTTTGGGGGCACTTAAGTACTATATATTAAAAGTAGATCCCAAAAAACGTATTCTTTTTAACCCGGAGGAATCCGTGGATTTTCAAGGAAACACGGGGCCGTTTATCCAGTACACCTATGCAAGGATACAATCCATTTTGCGCAAGGCCGATTTTGATCTCTCGACTGCGCTCGACATAACAATGGATTTGCACGAAAAGGAGAAGGAACTATTGAAACAGCTGCAATTGTTCCCTGAAACGGTACAGTTGGCGGCAGAAAACTATAGTCCAGCACTAATTGCCAACTATACCTACGAACTGGTCAAGGAATTCAACTCGTTTTATCAACAAGTTTCCATTTTAGGTGAAACGGACGAACAAAAGAAAACCTTTAGGGTATTGTTGTCCAAGAAGGTGGGCGAGGTGATTCAATCTGCCTTCCGCCTGTTGGGTATCGATGTGCCCGAGAGAATGTAG
- a CDS encoding bleomycin resistance protein, with translation MDHLQHAAPVLASMDIHKTVTFYKEKLGFDKSGWIDENYAVIGRDKVEIHFWKCNNKIFPENTSCYIYVENVDGLYLEMQNSKVIHPNGSLEDKPWGVREFSILDIDGNLIRFGQNL, from the coding sequence ATGGATCATCTTCAACATGCCGCCCCGGTTTTGGCCTCAATGGACATCCATAAAACCGTGACTTTTTACAAAGAGAAATTGGGGTTTGATAAATCTGGCTGGATTGATGAAAACTATGCCGTAATTGGCAGGGACAAAGTGGAGATCCATTTTTGGAAATGCAACAACAAGATATTTCCAGAAAACACCAGTTGTTACATCTATGTTGAAAATGTGGACGGGCTCTACCTCGAAATGCAAAATTCCAAAGTTATCCACCCCAATGGCAGTCTAGAAGACAAACCTTGGGGAGTTCGAGAGTTTTCCATATTAGACATTGACGGCAACCTGATCCGATTTGGACAAAACCTTTAA
- a CDS encoding SDR family oxidoreductase — protein sequence MKIVLTGANGYIGMRLLPQLLDMGHEVVCAVRDEKRLSVDSKIRSRIQVVEIDFLDIPEEQKIPPDIDAAYYLIHSMTSSVTDFDEKEAQAAKNFNKIIEKTQCEQVIYLSGIVNNEELSKHLSSRKNVEDILYRGNFKLTVLRAGIIVGSGSSSFEIIRDLCEKLPVMITPKWVLTKTQPIAIRDVIQFLTMVLGNKQTYDQSFDIGGPDVLTYKDMLQRYAKVRGFKNWIFTVPVMTPKLSSYWLYFVTSTSYKLATNLVDSMKMEVVAKDNRLQQMLGLKTHTYEEAIDLAFKKIEQNLVISSWKDSIASGQIQEDLENYIQVPKFGVLQDKKSIKITNEGAVLDNIWRIGGENGWYYGNWLWKIRGFLDKLVGGPGLRRGRTHLDKIFPGDALDFWRVLLADKKNKRLLLFAEMRTPGEAWLEFRIKDNILYQTATFRPKGLLGRLYWYSVLPFHLFIFGNMIKNIAKTD from the coding sequence ATGAAAATAGTACTGACAGGTGCCAATGGCTATATCGGTATGCGTCTATTGCCCCAACTTTTGGACATGGGCCACGAAGTGGTATGTGCCGTTCGGGATGAAAAAAGACTTTCGGTAGATAGTAAGATACGCTCCCGAATCCAAGTAGTTGAGATAGATTTTCTGGACATCCCTGAAGAACAAAAAATACCCCCCGATATTGATGCGGCCTATTACCTGATACACTCCATGACCTCCTCTGTTACCGATTTTGATGAAAAGGAGGCCCAGGCCGCTAAAAACTTTAATAAAATTATTGAAAAAACCCAGTGCGAACAGGTGATCTACCTGAGCGGGATCGTAAATAACGAAGAACTCTCCAAACATTTAAGTTCCAGGAAGAATGTGGAGGACATACTATATCGGGGCAATTTTAAACTTACCGTGCTCCGAGCCGGGATCATTGTAGGCTCGGGCAGTTCCTCTTTTGAGATTATTCGAGATCTCTGCGAAAAACTGCCGGTTATGATCACGCCCAAATGGGTGCTTACCAAAACACAGCCCATAGCCATTCGCGATGTGATCCAATTTCTGACCATGGTATTGGGCAATAAGCAAACCTACGACCAATCTTTTGATATTGGCGGGCCAGATGTTCTTACTTACAAGGATATGCTCCAACGCTATGCAAAGGTCCGTGGCTTTAAAAACTGGATATTCACCGTTCCGGTAATGACACCTAAACTATCCTCCTATTGGCTCTATTTTGTTACCTCTACTTCGTACAAATTGGCCACAAATCTTGTGGATAGCATGAAAATGGAAGTCGTGGCAAAGGACAATCGATTACAGCAAATGTTGGGATTAAAAACCCACACTTATGAAGAAGCCATTGATCTGGCCTTTAAGAAAATTGAACAGAACCTGGTAATAAGTAGTTGGAAGGACAGCATAGCGAGCGGGCAAATACAGGAAGATCTCGAAAATTATATCCAAGTACCTAAATTCGGGGTGCTACAAGACAAAAAATCCATCAAAATTACAAACGAAGGAGCTGTTTTGGACAACATTTGGCGAATTGGTGGTGAAAATGGGTGGTATTATGGCAATTGGCTGTGGAAAATCCGTGGTTTTTTGGATAAATTGGTCGGAGGTCCGGGGCTACGACGTGGACGAACCCATCTTGATAAAATTTTTCCCGGTGATGCTCTGGATTTTTGGAGAGTGCTTTTAGCCGACAAAAAAAACAAACGTTTGCTCCTTTTTGCAGAAATGCGAACCCCTGGGGAAGCATGGCTAGAATTTAGGATCAAGGACAACATTCTGTACCAAACCGCGACGTTCCGACCGAAAGGATTATTGGGTCGCCTGTATTGGTATTCCGTACTACCCTTTCACCTCTTCATTTTTGGGAATATGATAAAGAATATCGCAAAAACTGATTGA
- a CDS encoding carboxypeptidase-like regulatory domain-containing protein has translation MPLLFAEFLALCHKIHFGSSNKQATFSIQEASIFNETIHQNMSIKPIYYLSIFSIFTGFTTMAQTISSRLVDAKTQKGIPYATVQYGEFNGVITNEEGRFSFVLEDGISRPDSIYITSMGYEKKGFALEQMQDSVITLNARAIELSGVYVFDKELEVDDIIEKMIENIPKNVNKETIKQRFFLRKSELANMQKVDFGFEKSTIKELNKELMDSIARAIPQHASHYTESFGDLYKNDTEYKLNIIKAADLYDKKDVGSFEDLAEHMEDIFKQNVKPGSYLKIKSGIFSEKIQVDSILDTMDDERMEQVEKVKAQVKKDSVSGLVDSQRWQFEEMLSQLYYKEDTKLDFVEKPNRYEFQLAGYAEIDNAGVYVIDFWPKRSSADFKGRLFINIEDYAIMRLDFTNTKRLRNFRLLGITYRKTMYKGTMRFAKLPTGKYDLQFMDLSDGRYFGVDRPLKVVEKNKHVKGRRKQNELKLNIDFRMNMTTKYELVVFEQDNISKSEFTSYKEDKTVRATYMPRYNPEFWKGYNIMEPNQAIRGFTVEEED, from the coding sequence GTGCCACTACTATTCGCGGAATTTTTGGCACTTTGTCACAAAATTCATTTCGGCTCGTCTAACAAGCAGGCAACCTTTTCCATCCAAGAGGCGTCTATTTTTAATGAAACCATACATCAAAATATGTCCATAAAACCTATTTACTACCTTTCCATTTTTAGCATTTTTACAGGGTTTACAACAATGGCACAGACCATTAGTTCTCGTTTGGTGGATGCCAAGACCCAAAAAGGAATTCCCTATGCCACTGTTCAATATGGAGAATTTAACGGGGTTATAACAAACGAAGAAGGCAGGTTCAGTTTTGTTTTGGAGGATGGCATTTCCAGGCCCGATTCGATCTATATTACCTCGATGGGGTATGAAAAAAAAGGTTTCGCCCTAGAGCAAATGCAAGACAGTGTGATCACATTAAATGCCAGGGCCATTGAACTTAGCGGAGTCTATGTTTTCGACAAAGAACTGGAGGTGGACGACATTATTGAAAAAATGATCGAGAACATTCCCAAAAACGTGAACAAGGAAACCATTAAACAACGCTTCTTCCTTAGGAAATCGGAACTGGCCAACATGCAAAAAGTGGATTTTGGTTTTGAGAAATCCACCATAAAAGAGTTGAACAAAGAGCTTATGGACAGTATAGCCAGGGCCATTCCACAACATGCTTCACATTACACAGAAAGTTTTGGGGATCTTTATAAAAACGATACGGAGTACAAACTCAACATAATAAAAGCGGCCGATCTTTACGATAAAAAAGATGTGGGTTCCTTTGAAGATCTGGCCGAACACATGGAGGATATATTTAAACAGAATGTAAAACCGGGATCCTATCTTAAAATTAAATCGGGCATTTTCAGTGAAAAAATCCAAGTGGATTCCATTTTGGACACTATGGACGACGAACGGATGGAGCAGGTTGAAAAAGTGAAAGCTCAGGTAAAAAAAGACAGTGTTTCTGGATTGGTGGACAGCCAACGCTGGCAGTTTGAGGAAATGTTGAGTCAATTGTATTACAAAGAGGATACCAAGCTGGACTTTGTGGAAAAACCCAACCGCTACGAATTTCAACTGGCGGGTTATGCGGAAATAGACAATGCAGGGGTCTACGTGATAGACTTTTGGCCCAAACGGAGCAGCGCGGACTTTAAAGGTCGCCTATTCATCAACATTGAGGATTATGCCATTATGCGGCTCGACTTTACCAATACAAAACGCCTCCGCAATTTTAGGTTGCTGGGTATTACCTACCGCAAAACCATGTACAAGGGAACCATGCGCTTTGCTAAATTGCCCACTGGCAAATACGATCTTCAGTTTATGGATTTATCCGATGGTAGATATTTTGGCGTTGACCGTCCGTTAAAAGTCGTGGAAAAAAACAAACACGTAAAAGGCCGCCGTAAGCAAAACGAATTAAAGTTGAACATTGATTTCCGTATGAACATGACCACCAAATATGAACTCGTAGTGTTCGAGCAAGATAATATTTCCAAATCCGAATTCACATCTTACAAAGAGGATAAAACAGTGCGAGCCACCTATATGCCCCGTTACAATCCCGAGTTTTGGAAAGGTTACAATATTATGGAACCCAACCAGGCCATTCGTGGTTTTACGGTTGAAGAGGAAGATTAG
- the ctlX gene encoding citrulline utilization hydrolase CtlX — translation MQLRNQITNTILMVRPVNFRMNEQTAVNNYFQEDPDLKKAEINLKAQQEFDQFVKVLREQGVNVLTIDDNMEQDTPDSIFPNNWVSFHDNGTVCVYPMFAENRRRERREDIFELLEQNGFVINNVMDYTSAEEEGVYLEGTGSILMDRINQKAYCALSERAHEELFIEFCEDFDCFPVIFHANQTVDNKRLPIYHTNVMMAMAETFAVICLDCIDDKKERKSVVEHLKMDGKEIIKITEEQMYHFAGNMLQVVGSNDRRFMVMSTQAYKSLTTQQINAIEKHCGIVHSSLDTIETCGGGSARCMMAEVFLPKA, via the coding sequence ATGCAATTGAGAAATCAGATTACCAATACCATTCTTATGGTTCGTCCCGTTAATTTTAGGATGAACGAACAAACAGCGGTCAACAATTATTTTCAAGAAGACCCGGATTTAAAAAAAGCCGAAATCAACCTAAAGGCACAACAGGAGTTTGATCAATTTGTAAAGGTGCTTCGGGAGCAGGGCGTAAATGTATTGACCATAGATGATAATATGGAGCAGGATACACCAGACTCTATTTTTCCAAATAACTGGGTGTCCTTTCACGATAACGGAACAGTATGTGTATATCCGATGTTTGCCGAAAACCGAAGAAGAGAACGTAGAGAGGATATATTTGAGTTGTTGGAACAGAACGGATTTGTGATCAACAATGTTATGGATTATACATCTGCCGAGGAAGAGGGCGTGTATTTGGAAGGCACTGGGAGCATACTAATGGACCGCATAAATCAAAAGGCCTATTGTGCTTTGTCCGAGCGAGCCCACGAAGAGCTATTTATAGAATTTTGCGAAGATTTTGATTGTTTTCCCGTGATTTTTCATGCGAACCAAACTGTGGACAACAAGCGATTGCCCATTTATCACACCAATGTAATGATGGCCATGGCGGAGACCTTTGCCGTAATCTGTTTGGATTGTATCGATGACAAGAAAGAAAGAAAAAGTGTCGTGGAACACCTAAAGATGGATGGAAAGGAAATCATTAAGATCACCGAAGAACAGATGTACCATTTTGCAGGGAACATGCTCCAAGTTGTGGGCTCCAACGACCGACGATTTATGGTAATGAGTACCCAGGCGTACAAGAGCCTGACCACACAACAGATCAATGCTATCGAAAAGCATTGTGGCATTGTACACAGTTCCCTTGATACCATTGAGACTTGCGGAGGAGGCAGTGCACGTTGTATGATGGCCGAAGTTTTTTTGCCAAAGGCATAG